From the genome of Scytonema hofmannii PCC 7110, one region includes:
- a CDS encoding dienelactone hydrolase family protein, with product MAERSLVTTKIKILQDNVQIDAYQAMPLEPGSYPGVVVLQEIFGVNSHIRDVTERIAKEGYVAIAPALFQRVAPGFETGYTPQDIEVGKKYAWEQTNAPQLLADIQATVDYLKTVDEVNKNGFGCIGFCFGGHVAYLAATLPDIKATASFYGAGIPTRTPGDGNPTITRTSEIKGTLYAFFGTEDASIPVEQVNQIEAELEKYKVPHRVFRYDGAEHGFFCDQRASYNSIATADAWEHVKQLFSQIR from the coding sequence ATGGCAGAGCGATCGCTCGTTACCACAAAAATTAAAATTTTGCAAGATAACGTACAAATCGACGCGTACCAAGCAATGCCTTTGGAGCCAGGTTCTTACCCTGGAGTAGTAGTATTACAAGAAATATTCGGAGTCAATTCGCACATTCGGGATGTTACAGAACGTATAGCGAAAGAAGGTTATGTAGCAATTGCACCAGCCTTGTTCCAAAGAGTTGCCCCTGGATTTGAGACGGGCTACACACCACAAGATATAGAGGTAGGTAAAAAGTACGCTTGGGAGCAAACAAACGCACCACAACTGTTAGCCGATATTCAAGCAACCGTTGACTATCTGAAAACCGTTGATGAAGTCAACAAGAATGGCTTTGGCTGTATAGGTTTTTGCTTTGGAGGTCATGTCGCCTACTTAGCCGCAACCCTACCAGATATTAAAGCTACAGCTTCTTTCTACGGTGCAGGTATCCCCACCCGTACACCAGGAGATGGCAACCCTACCATAACTCGTACCTCAGAAATTAAAGGCACTCTCTACGCCTTCTTTGGTACAGAAGACGCCAGCATACCAGTAGAACAGGTAAACCAAATTGAAGCAGAGTTAGAAAAATACAAAGTTCCTCATCGCGTGTTTCGCTACGATGGAGCTGAGCACGGATTTTTCTGTGACCAACGTGCCAGCTATAATTCAATAGCTACAGCTGATGCTTGGGAGCACGTGAAGCAACTGTTTTCACAAATTCGTTAG
- a CDS encoding DEAD/DEAH box helicase, which produces MAVANEEQISKFITTEPLKASTEAGEQKVWDSIKNAFSDRKCIAYWRYPIFSKVGEIRKEPDILIADREFGLSVIEILSVTIDQITGMNDGIWQLQNFWLAEANPYQQAEHQLRALIAYCDREPAIWRKVNGRAIVALPLITQEQWQQRGFDQIPNCPPLIFQDQLSKVSCIERFQQIPAVVPGENLEDKDWELLLSVVSGTPEHRKETNRTTSALAHNSRASVMENLQQRLYEIDLQQEHIGKEIPPGPQRIRGIAGSGKTVLLCQKAAHMHLKHPDWDIAIVFFTRSLHDLMIKLLDRWIRRFSSGELTYDPKTNHKLRVLHAWGAKEHPGLYGTICEYHGKKRKIVADTKERQPNRGLAELCKRLQEEITIEPMFDAILIDEGQDLVSEADLKFEDKQAIYWLAYQALRPVDEENPEERRLIWAYDEAQSLDSIAVPKAKEVFGEKLSNILSKQPQYSGGIKRSEVMRRCYRTPGPILTAAHAIGMGLLRPQGMLAGLTNRDDWNKIGYEVKGDFRRVGKPITVHRPIEYSPNPIPELWGKPVLEFQTYGSRREELQALTDSITHNVMFDGLNPSRDILVVVLGSNSEAMELEVDVAGFLLDHNIDIYIPTALTLNDMTPQWPNNDPDKFWHESGVTVSRTNRAKGHEADMVYVVGFDNVARNESDVNYRNQLFVGLTRARGWASLSGVGNYPMYDEMRQVISSGDTFTFTYKRPPKRDIGE; this is translated from the coding sequence ATGGCAGTTGCTAACGAAGAACAAATTAGCAAATTTATTACCACCGAACCGCTAAAGGCTAGTACTGAAGCGGGTGAACAAAAAGTTTGGGATTCTATTAAAAATGCTTTTTCCGATAGAAAATGCATAGCTTACTGGCGTTATCCCATTTTCTCGAAGGTAGGGGAGATTCGCAAGGAACCGGACATTCTGATTGCCGATCGCGAGTTTGGTTTATCGGTCATTGAAATATTGTCAGTTACCATTGACCAAATTACTGGTATGAATGATGGAATCTGGCAATTGCAAAACTTTTGGCTCGCAGAAGCAAACCCCTATCAACAAGCCGAACATCAATTACGTGCTTTGATTGCGTATTGCGATCGCGAACCAGCTATTTGGCGCAAAGTTAACGGAAGAGCCATTGTTGCACTTCCCCTCATAACCCAAGAACAATGGCAACAAAGAGGTTTTGACCAAATACCCAACTGTCCTCCTTTGATTTTTCAAGACCAATTAAGTAAAGTGAGTTGCATTGAACGATTTCAACAAATCCCTGCTGTCGTTCCTGGAGAAAACTTAGAAGATAAAGACTGGGAATTGCTACTGTCAGTAGTTAGCGGGACACCAGAACATCGCAAAGAGACGAATCGCACGACATCTGCGCTCGCACACAACAGCCGCGCCAGTGTCATGGAAAATCTACAGCAAAGGTTATACGAAATTGATTTGCAACAAGAGCATATTGGCAAAGAAATCCCCCCAGGTCCTCAACGAATACGCGGTATTGCAGGCTCAGGCAAAACAGTACTGTTGTGTCAAAAAGCAGCGCATATGCACCTCAAGCATCCAGATTGGGATATTGCCATTGTGTTTTTCACTCGCTCTTTACATGACTTGATGATTAAACTATTGGATCGATGGATTCGCCGCTTCAGCAGTGGTGAATTGACTTACGATCCAAAAACCAACCACAAACTGCGGGTACTTCATGCATGGGGAGCAAAAGAACATCCTGGTTTATATGGGACGATTTGCGAGTACCACGGTAAAAAACGCAAGATAGTTGCAGATACAAAGGAAAGACAACCCAATCGAGGTTTAGCAGAACTGTGTAAACGGCTACAGGAAGAAATCACAATTGAACCCATGTTTGATGCCATTTTGATTGACGAAGGTCAGGATTTGGTATCCGAAGCCGATCTGAAGTTCGAGGATAAACAGGCAATTTACTGGTTGGCTTATCAAGCGTTGCGACCTGTAGATGAAGAAAACCCAGAGGAACGCCGCTTAATTTGGGCTTATGATGAAGCGCAAAGTTTAGATAGCATAGCAGTTCCAAAGGCAAAAGAAGTCTTTGGTGAGAAATTGAGCAATATTTTGAGCAAACAACCCCAATACTCTGGCGGTATTAAGCGTTCTGAGGTTATGCGTCGCTGTTACCGGACTCCAGGACCTATTCTCACTGCGGCTCATGCTATTGGTATGGGTTTGCTACGCCCTCAGGGAATGCTTGCAGGTCTTACAAATAGAGATGATTGGAACAAAATTGGTTATGAAGTCAAAGGAGACTTTCGACGAGTTGGCAAGCCAATTACCGTGCATCGACCAATCGAATATTCACCCAACCCTATTCCCGAACTTTGGGGTAAACCTGTTTTAGAATTTCAAACTTACGGTTCTCGTCGAGAAGAATTGCAAGCACTGACAGATAGCATCACGCACAATGTTATGTTTGATGGTCTCAATCCCAGTCGCGATATTTTAGTCGTGGTTTTAGGCTCTAACTCTGAGGCAATGGAGTTAGAAGTTGATGTCGCTGGTTTTTTATTAGACCACAATATTGATATTTATATACCTACAGCTTTAACCTTAAATGATATGACTCCCCAATGGCCTAACAATGACCCAGATAAATTCTGGCATGAGTCCGGGGTAACGGTGTCTCGCACCAACCGTGCTAAGGGACACGAGGCGGATATGGTGTATGTGGTTGGCTTTGATAATGTCGCTCGTAATGAGAGTGATGTGAATTACCGCAACCAGCTATTTGTAGGTTTAACGAGAGCGAGGGGTTGGGCGAGTCTGAGTGGTGTAGGCAATTACCCAATGTATGATGAGATGCGGCAAGTGATTTCTAGTGGCGACACTTTTACATTCACTTACAAGCGTCCGCCAAAGCGTGATATTGGGGAATAG
- a CDS encoding S1 RNA-binding domain-containing protein — MNSDAKISQKADSSFTMDDFAKALEKHDYQFQKGQVVHGKVFQIDPDGAYVDIGGKSSAYIPRDEASLRAVTDLSEVLPLNEEQEFLIIRDQDAEGQVTLSRKQLEIRHIWDRLVQMQENSKTVQVRVNNVNKGGVTVDVQGLRGFIPRSHLTERDNLEALKGQTLTVGFLEVNRSTNKLILSQRVAARSANFSTLEVGQLVSGKVTGIKPFGVFVDVDGTSALLHIKQVSQKFIENLENVFQLGQPIKAAILDLDEGKGRVALSTRVLENFPGEVLENMEDVMASAEARAERARNKMSSDQ; from the coding sequence ATGAACTCCGACGCGAAAATTTCTCAAAAAGCCGATTCGTCTTTTACAATGGACGATTTTGCCAAGGCACTGGAAAAACACGACTACCAGTTTCAAAAAGGACAGGTGGTACACGGCAAAGTTTTTCAAATCGATCCAGATGGAGCCTACGTCGATATCGGTGGCAAATCGTCAGCTTATATTCCCCGCGATGAGGCTTCTTTGAGAGCAGTTACTGATTTATCGGAGGTACTGCCATTAAATGAAGAGCAAGAGTTCTTAATTATCCGCGATCAAGATGCAGAAGGTCAAGTCACCCTATCGCGAAAGCAACTGGAAATTAGGCACATTTGGGATCGACTGGTGCAGATGCAGGAAAATTCCAAGACAGTTCAGGTACGGGTAAATAATGTTAACAAAGGTGGCGTTACCGTTGATGTTCAGGGTTTGCGGGGATTTATTCCGCGATCGCACCTAACCGAGCGCGATAATTTAGAGGCACTCAAAGGGCAAACCTTAACTGTCGGCTTTTTGGAAGTGAACCGTAGCACCAATAAACTGATACTTTCACAACGCGTAGCAGCACGTTCTGCCAACTTCAGTACATTAGAAGTTGGTCAGTTAGTATCCGGGAAAGTCACAGGGATCAAACCCTTCGGAGTGTTTGTTGATGTAGATGGCACAAGCGCTTTGCTCCACATTAAACAAGTGAGCCAGAAATTTATTGAGAATCTAGAAAATGTATTTCAACTCGGTCAACCGATTAAAGCTGCGATCTTAGATTTAGATGAAGGGAAAGGTCGAGTAGCCCTCTCGACCAGAGTTTTGGAAAATTTCCCAGGCGAAGTCTTGGAAAATATGGAAGATGTTATGGCATCCGCTGAAGCCCGTGCTGAACGAGCTAGAAACAAGATGTCCAGTGACCAGTGA